A stretch of Stenotrophomonas indicatrix DNA encodes these proteins:
- a CDS encoding S9 family peptidase, which translates to MSTHARRNRRLTGLVLSMALLAVVPQAWAAAPQAAAAQAQGVAGYELPSAALQAVVDAPRAPSLFLSPRRDVAALMQMPSLPSIQVVAQPELKLAGLRINPKTFSDSRFSFGQKLWLMNVADGKERQISGLPASLSIASLTWSPDQKWLAFNQVDAATGANELWLVDVTGGSARRLVAGLNTVLGSGYQWLPDSRGLVVFTRPGNLGAAPAADGIPTGPAVQQTSQGGGVVSIRTYQDLLKNEADARQFDYYATTQPMEVGLDGQSRAIGAAGIFMGFAVSPDGRFVLSQPVQRPYSYVVPLSSFPRRIEVLDRSTGKLVHTVAVRPLVEGLPTGNDAEVTGVRDISWRGDADATLVWAEAQDGGDPNREAKVRDAVFMQAAPFDTPPVTLAQLGSRYAGISWGRGDLALLNESWWKTRRSKTWLIAPDNASADAKLLWDRDAQDRYADPGRPLMTSDDRGRSLLQTTADGGSLYLAGAGASPEGDRPFVDRFDVASGKATRLFHSQAPTYAAPVTLLDAQASSLLISRESPDEPTNFYVQSLADTNAAPRALTHFAHPLPQLKGVQKEQIRYKRKDGVDLTATLLLPPGYDPKRDGPRPLLMWAYPGEFKSAAAASQVTDSPYRFNAISYWGPQAFLAKGYVVLASPSMPIIGEGDKEPNDTYIEQLVANAQAAVDEVVRRGVTDREHIAIGGHSYGAFMTANLLAHTRLFKAGIARSGAYNRTLTPFGFQAEERNYWQAQDVYQKMAPFNYADRIKDPILFIHGVDDNNSGTFPMQSERMFAAVKGLGGTARLVMLPNESHAYRARESIMTMLAESERWLEQNLGPVQQGKAKKQR; encoded by the coding sequence ATGAGCACGCACGCACGCCGCAACCGGCGCTTGACTGGCCTGGTCCTGTCGATGGCCCTGCTGGCGGTGGTCCCGCAGGCCTGGGCTGCGGCACCGCAGGCGGCCGCGGCGCAGGCACAGGGCGTGGCCGGTTACGAGCTGCCCTCGGCCGCACTGCAGGCCGTGGTCGACGCGCCGCGGGCGCCGTCGCTGTTCCTGTCGCCGCGCCGGGATGTCGCCGCGCTGATGCAGATGCCGTCGCTGCCGTCGATCCAGGTGGTGGCGCAGCCGGAGCTGAAACTCGCGGGCCTGCGCATCAATCCGAAAACCTTCTCTGACAGCCGCTTCAGCTTCGGCCAGAAGCTGTGGTTGATGAATGTGGCTGACGGCAAGGAACGGCAGATCAGCGGGTTGCCGGCCTCGTTGTCGATCGCCAGCCTGACGTGGTCGCCGGACCAGAAGTGGCTGGCCTTCAACCAGGTCGATGCCGCTACCGGGGCCAATGAGCTGTGGCTGGTGGACGTGACTGGCGGCAGCGCCCGTCGCCTGGTCGCCGGCCTGAACACCGTTCTGGGCAGTGGCTACCAGTGGTTGCCGGACAGCCGTGGCCTGGTGGTGTTCACCCGCCCGGGCAACCTTGGTGCCGCCCCGGCTGCTGATGGCATTCCGACCGGCCCGGCCGTGCAGCAGACCAGCCAGGGCGGTGGCGTGGTGTCCATCCGCACCTACCAGGACCTGCTGAAGAACGAGGCCGACGCGCGCCAGTTCGATTACTACGCCACCACCCAACCGATGGAAGTGGGGCTGGACGGGCAGAGCCGTGCCATCGGTGCGGCCGGCATCTTCATGGGTTTTGCGGTGTCGCCCGACGGCCGTTTCGTGCTCAGCCAGCCGGTGCAGCGTCCGTACTCCTACGTGGTGCCGCTGAGCAGCTTCCCGCGCCGCATCGAAGTGCTCGACCGCAGCACCGGCAAGCTGGTGCATACCGTGGCCGTACGGCCGCTGGTGGAAGGCCTGCCGACCGGCAACGATGCCGAAGTGACCGGCGTGCGTGACATCAGCTGGCGCGGCGATGCCGATGCCACCCTGGTCTGGGCCGAAGCGCAGGATGGTGGCGACCCGAACAGGGAAGCCAAGGTGCGCGATGCGGTGTTCATGCAGGCCGCACCGTTCGACACGCCGCCGGTGACCCTGGCCCAGCTCGGCAGCCGCTATGCCGGCATCAGCTGGGGCCGTGGCGACCTGGCCCTGCTCAACGAATCGTGGTGGAAGACCCGCCGCAGCAAGACCTGGCTGATCGCACCGGACAACGCCAGCGCCGATGCCAAGCTGCTGTGGGATCGCGACGCGCAGGACCGCTACGCCGATCCGGGCCGCCCGCTGATGACCAGTGATGACCGCGGCCGCTCGCTGCTGCAGACCACCGCTGATGGCGGCAGCCTGTACCTGGCCGGTGCCGGTGCATCGCCGGAAGGCGACCGTCCGTTCGTTGATCGCTTCGACGTGGCCAGCGGCAAGGCAACCCGCCTGTTCCATTCGCAGGCACCGACCTACGCCGCGCCGGTAACGCTGCTGGATGCGCAGGCCAGTTCGCTGCTGATCAGCCGCGAGAGCCCGGACGAGCCGACCAACTTCTACGTGCAGTCGCTGGCCGACACCAACGCCGCACCGCGTGCGCTGACTCATTTCGCCCATCCGCTGCCGCAGCTGAAGGGCGTGCAGAAGGAGCAGATCCGCTACAAGCGCAAGGACGGCGTGGACCTGACCGCGACCCTGCTGCTGCCGCCGGGCTACGACCCCAAGCGCGATGGTCCGCGGCCGCTGCTGATGTGGGCCTACCCGGGTGAGTTCAAGAGCGCGGCGGCCGCCAGCCAGGTGACCGATTCGCCGTACCGCTTCAACGCCATCAGCTACTGGGGCCCGCAGGCGTTCCTGGCCAAGGGCTATGTGGTGCTGGCCAGCCCGTCGATGCCGATCATCGGCGAAGGCGACAAGGAACCCAACGACACCTACATCGAACAGCTGGTGGCCAATGCGCAGGCCGCAGTGGACGAGGTGGTGCGGCGTGGCGTGACCGACCGCGAGCACATCGCCATCGGTGGCCACTCCTACGGTGCGTTCATGACCGCCAACCTGCTCGCGCACACCCGCCTGTTCAAGGCCGGTATCGCGCGCAGCGGCGCCTATAACCGCACGCTTACCCCGTTTGGTTTCCAGGCCGAAGAGCGCAACTACTGGCAGGCGCAGGACGTGTACCAGAAGATGGCGCCGTTCAATTACGCCGACAGGATCAAGGATCCGATCCTCTTCATCCACGGCGTGGACGACAACAACTCGGGCACCTTCCCGATGCAGAGCGAACGCATGTTTGCCGCAGTGAAGGGGCTGGGCGGCACCGCCCGCCTGGTGATGCTGCCGAACGAGTCGCATGCCTACCGCGCACGCGAATCGATCATGACGATGCTGGCCGAAAGCGAGCGCTGGCTGGAGCAGAACCTCGGCCCGGTGCAGCAGGGCAAGGCGAAGAAACAGCGCTGA
- the ppc gene encoding phosphoenolpyruvate carboxylase: MNEYRSSIEFASPDLPLRDDVRRLGALVGDLLVEQVSAAFLDDVEDVRTRAIARRENQAPLSVLADGLAGREPQQAETMVRAFSTYFQVVNIAERVHRIRRRRDYQRAVAAAPQPDGLQDALQHLKAQGVGLDELAQWLPRIDIEPVFTAHPTEAVRRALLEKEQLMVASLVDNLDGQRTPGEAAADAARFRMALTASWQTTDSSPVRPTVDDEREHVGFYLVQVLYRVIPVLYESLQQALRDTYGAELPLPRLLRFGTWVGGDMDGNPNVDAHTIRNTLDAQRVAVLGRYQKELLQLASLLSQSTERVGVSDALQARVAHYQQLLPQVQSRPRHADMPYRLLNDRMRARLQATLDDADGAYAGPDELIDDLQLILDSLRANRGEHAGGFAVQRLLWRVKTFGFHLARLDVRQESSVHARALAAVLGGDAAWDALDTAGRARLLAPHASGETPLPVGDDEGNQRLDAVFAALADARARHGGDALGSYIISMAHDRGDVLAVLALARRGGLVDDAGHVPLDIAPLFETVDDLKRGTATLRDLLADPVYRAHLRAREDVQMVMLGYSDSSKDGGIAASRWGLQRAQVELLEVAAEAGLRLTFFHGRGGSISRGGGKTTHAVDASPRGSIDGRLRVTEQGEVIHRKYGIRALALRSLEQATGAVLRASLRPRAAEPREDDWRPVMDVVAGSSSEVYRAFVGQTRFMDYFRTATPIDVIERMTLGSRPSRRLGQDAALTNLRAIPWVFAWSQARAVIPGWYGVGSGLQAAADAGHEATLREMARDWPFFRTFLDDIAMVLSKGDITIAEQFSRLSGELHDAFFPQVERELELTRHWLLALMEQQTLLDHDARLALSIRLRNPYVDPISVLQVDLLQRWRESGREDDDLLRALVACVNGVSQGVQNTG, translated from the coding sequence ATGAACGAGTACCGCAGCAGTATCGAATTCGCTTCCCCTGATCTTCCCCTGCGTGACGACGTGCGCCGTCTGGGTGCACTGGTCGGTGACCTGCTGGTCGAGCAGGTGTCGGCCGCCTTTCTCGATGACGTCGAGGACGTGCGTACGCGTGCCATTGCCCGCCGCGAGAACCAGGCGCCGCTGTCCGTGCTGGCCGACGGCCTGGCCGGGCGTGAACCGCAGCAGGCCGAGACCATGGTGCGTGCGTTCAGCACCTACTTCCAGGTGGTCAACATCGCCGAGCGCGTGCATCGCATCCGCCGCCGCCGCGACTACCAGCGTGCCGTCGCCGCCGCGCCGCAACCCGATGGCCTGCAGGATGCCCTGCAGCACCTGAAGGCGCAGGGCGTTGGCCTGGATGAACTGGCGCAGTGGTTGCCACGCATCGATATCGAGCCGGTGTTCACCGCACACCCGACCGAAGCGGTGCGCCGCGCGCTGCTGGAGAAAGAGCAGCTGATGGTGGCCAGCCTGGTCGACAATCTCGACGGCCAGCGCACGCCGGGTGAAGCGGCCGCAGATGCCGCGCGTTTCCGCATGGCGTTGACCGCCTCGTGGCAGACCACCGATTCCTCGCCGGTGCGCCCGACCGTGGACGACGAACGCGAGCACGTCGGCTTCTATCTGGTGCAGGTGCTGTACCGGGTGATCCCGGTGCTGTACGAATCGCTGCAACAGGCACTGCGCGATACCTATGGCGCGGAACTGCCGCTGCCGCGCCTGCTGCGTTTCGGCACGTGGGTGGGCGGCGACATGGACGGCAATCCCAATGTGGATGCGCACACCATCCGCAATACGCTGGATGCACAGCGCGTTGCCGTGCTGGGCCGTTACCAGAAGGAACTGCTGCAGCTGGCCAGCCTTCTCAGCCAATCCACCGAGCGGGTGGGGGTGAGCGACGCACTGCAGGCGCGCGTCGCGCATTACCAGCAGTTGCTGCCGCAGGTGCAGTCGCGGCCACGCCATGCCGACATGCCGTATCGGTTGCTCAACGACCGCATGCGTGCACGCCTGCAGGCCACGCTGGATGATGCCGACGGCGCCTATGCCGGCCCGGACGAGCTGATCGACGACCTGCAGCTGATCCTCGACAGCCTGCGCGCGAACCGGGGCGAGCATGCCGGCGGCTTCGCGGTGCAGCGCCTGTTGTGGCGGGTGAAGACCTTCGGTTTCCATCTGGCGCGGCTGGATGTGCGCCAGGAATCGAGCGTGCATGCGCGCGCGCTGGCGGCAGTGCTGGGGGGCGATGCGGCATGGGACGCATTGGATACAGCGGGTCGCGCACGCCTGCTGGCACCGCATGCCAGTGGTGAAACACCATTGCCTGTTGGCGATGATGAGGGCAACCAGCGCTTGGATGCAGTGTTCGCGGCCTTGGCCGATGCCCGTGCGCGGCATGGTGGCGACGCGCTGGGCAGCTACATCATCTCGATGGCGCACGACCGTGGCGATGTGCTGGCGGTGCTGGCCCTGGCGCGTCGTGGCGGCCTGGTCGATGACGCCGGCCACGTGCCGCTGGATATCGCGCCGCTGTTCGAAACCGTGGACGACCTCAAGCGCGGCACCGCGACGCTGCGCGATCTGCTGGCCGATCCGGTGTACCGCGCGCATCTGCGTGCACGCGAGGACGTGCAGATGGTGATGCTCGGCTATTCGGACAGCAGCAAGGATGGTGGCATTGCCGCATCACGCTGGGGCCTGCAGCGCGCACAGGTGGAGCTGCTGGAAGTGGCCGCCGAAGCGGGCCTGCGCCTGACCTTCTTCCATGGCCGCGGTGGCTCAATCAGCCGCGGTGGTGGCAAGACCACGCACGCGGTCGATGCCTCGCCACGCGGCAGCATCGATGGCCGCCTGCGGGTGACCGAGCAAGGCGAGGTGATCCACCGCAAGTACGGCATCCGCGCGCTGGCATTGCGTTCGCTGGAGCAGGCCACCGGTGCGGTGCTGCGCGCCAGCCTGCGCCCGCGTGCCGCCGAACCGCGCGAGGATGATTGGCGGCCGGTGATGGACGTGGTCGCCGGTTCCAGCAGCGAGGTCTATCGGGCGTTCGTTGGCCAAACGCGTTTCATGGACTACTTCCGTACCGCCACGCCGATCGATGTGATTGAACGGATGACGCTGGGATCACGGCCGTCGCGCCGGCTCGGCCAGGATGCGGCCTTGACCAACCTGCGCGCGATTCCGTGGGTGTTCGCCTGGAGCCAGGCGCGCGCGGTGATTCCGGGCTGGTATGGGGTCGGCAGCGGCCTGCAGGCGGCCGCCGACGCCGGCCATGAAGCCACGTTGCGTGAAATGGCGCGGGACTGGCCGTTCTTCCGTACGTTCCTGGATGACATCGCGATGGTGCTGTCCAAGGGGGATATCACCATCGCCGAACAGTTCTCGCGCCTGTCCGGCGAGCTGCACGATGCGTTCTTCCCGCAGGTCGAGCGCGAACTGGAGCTGACCCGGCACTGGCTGCTGGCGCTGATGGAGCAGCAGACCCTGCTGGACCACGACGCGCGGCTGGCGCTGTCGATCCGCCTGCGCAATCCCTATGTGGACCCGATCAGCGTGCTGCAGGTGGACCTGCTGCAGCGCTGGCGCGAAAGCGGGCGCGAGGACGACGACCTGCTGCGTGCGCTGGTGGCCTGCGTGAATGGTGTCTCGCAGGGCGTGCAGAACACGGGGTGA
- a CDS encoding acyl-CoA thioesterase encodes MSTELKSHQLSMTVLMSPEMANFSGKVHGGAILRLLDQVAYACASRYAGRYVVTLSVDQVVFRQPIAVGELVTFLASVNYTGTSSMEIGVKVVAEDILKRSVRHANSCFFTMVAVDEDGRPTPVPSLQPASSDEKRRQAAALIRRQLRQEMEQRHLELLASNPPSPEE; translated from the coding sequence ATGTCGACCGAACTCAAATCCCACCAGCTGTCCATGACCGTGCTGATGTCGCCGGAAATGGCCAATTTCTCCGGCAAGGTCCACGGTGGCGCGATCCTGCGCCTGCTCGACCAGGTCGCCTATGCCTGCGCCAGCCGCTATGCCGGCCGCTACGTGGTCACCCTGTCGGTGGACCAGGTGGTGTTCCGCCAGCCGATCGCGGTGGGCGAACTGGTCACCTTCCTGGCCTCGGTGAACTACACCGGCACCTCGTCGATGGAAATCGGCGTCAAGGTGGTGGCCGAGGACATCCTCAAGCGCAGCGTGCGCCACGCCAACAGCTGCTTCTTCACCATGGTGGCGGTGGACGAGGACGGCCGGCCGACGCCGGTTCCATCGCTGCAGCCGGCCAGTTCGGATGAAAAGCGCCGGCAGGCCGCAGCGCTGATCCGCCGCCAGCTGCGGCAGGAAATGGAGCAGCGGCATCTGGAACTGCTGGCGTCCAATCCGCCGTCGCCGGAAGAGTGA
- the metK gene encoding methionine adenosyltransferase, translating to MSSYLFTSESVSEGHPDKVADQISDAVLDAILTQDQRARVACETMVKTGVAIVAGEITTSAWIDLEALTRKVIVDIGYDSSDVGFDGATCGVLNLIGKQSPHIAQGVDRKKPEEMGAGDQGLMFGYATNETDSYMPAAIHLSHRLVEQQAKIRKKRNSPLSWLRPDAKSQVTLRYENGVVSAIDAVVLSTQHAPGIKQKDLIEAVREEIIKPVLPAKWLHKGTKFHINPTGKFEIGGPVGDCGLTGRKIIVDTYGGWARHGGGAFSGKDPSKVDRSAAYAARYVAKNVVAAGLADRCEVQVSYAIGVAEPTSISVTTFGTGKISDDKIEKLIRKHFDLRPYGIIKMLDLIHPMYQQTAAYGHFGRKPKEFSYINGEGETVNATAFSWEKTDRAAALRADAKLK from the coding sequence ATGTCCAGCTACCTCTTCACCTCCGAGTCGGTCTCTGAAGGCCATCCGGACAAGGTTGCCGACCAGATCTCCGATGCGGTGCTGGACGCGATCCTGACCCAGGACCAGCGCGCCCGCGTGGCCTGCGAGACCATGGTCAAGACCGGCGTTGCCATCGTTGCCGGCGAAATCACCACCAGCGCCTGGATCGACCTGGAAGCGCTGACCCGCAAGGTCATCGTGGACATCGGCTATGACAGCTCCGACGTCGGCTTCGACGGCGCCACCTGCGGCGTGCTGAACCTGATCGGCAAGCAGTCCCCGCACATCGCCCAAGGCGTTGACCGCAAGAAGCCGGAAGAAATGGGCGCTGGCGACCAGGGCCTGATGTTCGGCTATGCCACCAACGAAACCGACAGCTACATGCCGGCGGCGATCCACCTGTCGCACCGTCTGGTCGAGCAGCAGGCCAAGATCCGCAAGAAGCGCAACTCGCCGCTGTCCTGGCTGCGTCCGGACGCCAAGAGCCAGGTCACCCTGCGCTATGAAAACGGCGTGGTCTCGGCCATCGACGCGGTGGTCCTGTCGACCCAGCACGCCCCGGGCATCAAGCAGAAGGACCTCATCGAGGCCGTCCGCGAAGAGATCATCAAGCCGGTGCTGCCGGCCAAGTGGCTGCACAAGGGCACCAAGTTCCACATCAACCCGACCGGCAAGTTCGAGATCGGCGGCCCGGTGGGCGACTGCGGCCTGACCGGCCGCAAGATCATCGTCGACACCTACGGCGGCTGGGCCCGTCACGGTGGTGGCGCGTTCTCCGGCAAGGACCCGTCCAAGGTCGATCGTTCGGCCGCCTACGCTGCCCGCTACGTCGCCAAGAACGTGGTGGCCGCCGGCCTGGCCGACCGTTGCGAAGTGCAGGTCTCCTACGCCATCGGCGTGGCTGAGCCGACCTCGATCTCGGTCACCACCTTCGGCACCGGCAAGATCAGCGACGACAAGATCGAGAAGCTGATCCGCAAGCACTTCGACCTGCGCCCGTACGGCATCATCAAGATGCTGGACCTGATCCACCCGATGTACCAGCAGACCGCGGCCTATGGCCACTTCGGCCGCAAGCCGAAGGAGTTCAGCTACATCAACGGCGAAGGCGAGACCGTCAACGCCACGGCCTTCTCCTGGGAGAAGACCGATCGCGCCGCCGCCCTGCGCGCCGATGCGAAGCTGAAGTAA
- a CDS encoding lysophospholipid acyltransferase family protein, producing the protein MQELEQRLQQRYPDWFHGRRGQLARPLLRSVGRWSRLDRIEAFLRRNANVRGFDFVAAGLEFIEGRYHVDPAALARIPATGRLLIVANHPSGALDALALLDAVGRIRRDVRIVANDLLGAIEPLQDLLLPVRILGGKVQRSSLQAVEQALAAEQCVIVFPAGEVSRLSLLGIRDGRWQRGFVRFARAAAAPVLPVRVEARNSALFYGASTLFKPAGTALLAREMFARRGRPLRLRIGEPMQLGQGDPGAQLLAVRRAVYALGRSTAIAEGCPAGPEPLAAPVPPAQVAAAIAAATVLGQTADGKQILLASCAAASPLLHELGRLRELTFRQVGEGTGRSRDLDDFDLHYQHIVIWDGTAQRIAGAYRIMRGAQALARRGLAGLYSASLFRYSDDAIPRIAEGLELGRSFVVPDYWGSRSLDYLWQGIGAYLQCQPGIRYLFGAVSISAALPRDAREQLVAYYQRYYGAADGRVQSNRPFQYFAAPPCFGEMDAAAAFDVLKANLAALGTGVPTLYRQYTDLCEPGGARFLAFGVDPDFSDSIDGLIEVDLHAIRPHKRKRYLRDAGMPA; encoded by the coding sequence ATGCAGGAACTCGAACAGCGTCTGCAGCAACGCTATCCCGACTGGTTCCATGGCCGTCGCGGCCAACTGGCCCGGCCCCTGCTGCGCAGCGTCGGACGCTGGTCGCGGCTGGACCGGATCGAGGCGTTCCTGCGCCGCAACGCCAACGTGCGCGGTTTCGACTTCGTCGCCGCCGGGCTGGAGTTCATCGAGGGTCGCTACCACGTGGACCCCGCCGCGCTGGCGCGGATCCCGGCCACCGGCCGCCTGCTGATCGTGGCCAACCACCCTTCCGGCGCGCTGGATGCGCTGGCGCTGCTGGATGCGGTTGGCCGCATCCGCCGTGACGTACGGATCGTGGCCAACGATCTACTGGGCGCGATCGAGCCGCTGCAGGACCTGCTGCTGCCGGTACGCATCCTCGGCGGCAAGGTCCAGCGCAGCAGCCTGCAGGCGGTGGAGCAGGCGCTGGCGGCCGAGCAGTGCGTGATCGTGTTCCCGGCCGGCGAGGTCTCGCGGCTGTCGCTGCTCGGCATCCGCGATGGCCGCTGGCAGCGGGGGTTTGTCCGCTTTGCCCGCGCCGCCGCCGCACCGGTACTGCCGGTGCGGGTGGAAGCGCGCAATTCGGCGCTGTTCTACGGCGCTTCGACCTTGTTCAAGCCGGCTGGTACGGCACTGCTGGCACGGGAGATGTTCGCCCGCCGCGGCCGGCCGCTGCGGCTGCGCATCGGCGAACCGATGCAGCTGGGGCAGGGTGATCCCGGCGCGCAGCTGCTGGCGGTGCGCCGCGCGGTATATGCGCTGGGGCGCAGCACAGCGATTGCCGAAGGCTGCCCGGCAGGGCCCGAGCCGCTTGCCGCCCCGGTGCCGCCTGCACAGGTCGCCGCTGCGATTGCCGCCGCCACCGTGCTGGGGCAGACCGCCGATGGCAAACAGATCCTGCTGGCCAGCTGCGCGGCCGCTTCGCCGCTGCTGCACGAGCTGGGGCGGCTGCGCGAACTGACTTTCCGCCAGGTGGGCGAGGGCACTGGGCGCAGTCGCGACCTGGATGACTTCGACCTGCACTACCAGCACATCGTGATCTGGGACGGCACCGCCCAGCGCATCGCCGGGGCCTACCGGATCATGCGGGGCGCGCAGGCGCTGGCGCGCCGGGGCCTGGCCGGGCTCTACAGCGCTTCGCTGTTCCGCTATTCCGACGACGCCATTCCCCGCATTGCCGAAGGCCTGGAATTGGGACGCAGCTTCGTGGTGCCCGATTACTGGGGCAGCCGCAGCCTGGATTACCTGTGGCAGGGCATCGGCGCTTACCTGCAATGCCAGCCCGGCATCCGCTACCTGTTCGGTGCGGTGTCCATCAGCGCCGCCTTGCCACGCGATGCGCGCGAGCAGCTGGTGGCCTATTACCAGCGTTACTACGGCGCAGCCGATGGCCGGGTGCAGTCGAACCGGCCGTTCCAGTACTTCGCCGCGCCACCTTGCTTTGGTGAGATGGATGCGGCGGCTGCCTTCGACGTGCTCAAAGCCAATCTCGCCGCGCTCGGTACCGGTGTGCCCACCTTGTACCGGCAGTACACAGACCTGTGCGAACCCGGCGGTGCACGGTTCCTGGCGTTTGGCGTCGATCCGGATTTCAGCGACTCGATCGACGGCCTGATCGAAGTCGACCTGCACGCGATCCGGCCACACAAGCGCAAACGCTACCTGCGCGATGCGGGGATGCCGGCATGA
- a CDS encoding UDP-2,3-diacylglucosamine diphosphatase: protein MSTLANLAPHRRAVFVSDVHLGSRHCHATELARFLGTLRCERLYLVGDIIDLWWMAHRRANWRQSHSEVILALHALRRAGTEIIYIPGNHDASLRQVCGLMLPAMQVRRRAIHTTADGRRLLVAHGDDYDGVTHFGGLQERFGDWLYYRILTGNHLLNAVRRRLGMRYWSLSEFLKRQSGAAERYIERFVQAGLDDVRRRGLDGIICGHIHRAALIERDGLVYANDGDWVESLTALAEDHDGAMRLLDHNGRTLVELPGARLSQAA from the coding sequence ATGAGCACGCTGGCGAACCTGGCACCGCATCGTCGCGCCGTGTTCGTCTCCGATGTTCATCTCGGGTCGCGGCATTGCCACGCCACCGAGCTGGCGCGTTTCCTCGGCACCCTGCGCTGCGAGCGACTGTATCTGGTCGGCGACATCATCGACCTGTGGTGGATGGCACACCGACGCGCCAACTGGCGGCAGTCGCACAGCGAGGTCATCCTGGCCCTGCACGCGCTGCGACGCGCCGGTACCGAGATCATCTACATCCCCGGCAACCACGACGCCTCGCTGCGCCAGGTGTGCGGCCTGATGCTGCCGGCGATGCAGGTGCGCCGCCGTGCGATCCACACCACCGCCGATGGGCGCCGGCTGCTGGTGGCGCATGGCGACGACTATGACGGTGTCACCCACTTCGGTGGCCTGCAGGAGCGGTTTGGTGACTGGCTGTACTACCGCATCCTCACCGGCAACCATCTGTTGAATGCGGTGCGGCGCCGACTCGGGATGCGCTACTGGTCACTGTCCGAATTCCTGAAACGGCAGAGTGGCGCCGCTGAACGCTACATCGAGCGCTTCGTGCAGGCCGGCCTGGACGATGTTCGCCGGCGAGGCCTGGATGGCATCATCTGTGGGCACATCCACCGCGCCGCACTGATCGAACGCGACGGTCTGGTCTACGCCAATGACGGCGACTGGGTGGAGAGCCTGACCGCGTTGGCCGAGGACCACGACGGCGCAATGCGGCTGCTGGACCACAACGGGCGGACGTTGGTGGAGCTGCCGGGAGCACGGTTGTCGCAGGCGGCGTGA
- a CDS encoding metal-dependent hydrolase yields MDSLTQIVLGGAVAAAIAPPGHRRAALLAGAALGTLPDLDALWLGFAAADPVANMTDHRSFSHSLLVLPWVAALIWWLFKRFGNGRVAQSPLRWFWAIQLALVTHPVLDAFTVYGTQLWWPLQPHPAMGSSVFIIDPGYTVWLLLGCVLAWFGRARPWVGKVLCVALLLSSAYLGWGLIAKAQVDRAAQQSLAAMGLGDAPRFSVPMPFNTLLWRVVAMTPNGYVVADRSLVADRGPMRFEGHPSNVQALREAAEIPAVRRLQWFNRGFMRAQVVQGRLVLSDLRMGLEPDYTFNFAVAEQVDGQWRAIVPEQLRVDYSSPAARADAGRRLSAMWQRIWHEPAAADGAAAHP; encoded by the coding sequence ATGGACTCATTGACCCAGATCGTTCTTGGCGGCGCCGTCGCTGCCGCCATTGCCCCGCCTGGACACCGCCGTGCCGCCCTGCTGGCCGGTGCCGCGCTCGGTACCCTGCCGGACCTGGATGCCCTCTGGCTGGGCTTTGCCGCCGCCGACCCGGTGGCGAACATGACCGACCATCGCAGCTTCAGCCATTCGCTGCTGGTGCTGCCGTGGGTGGCCGCGCTGATCTGGTGGCTGTTCAAGCGCTTCGGCAACGGCCGGGTGGCGCAATCACCGCTGCGCTGGTTCTGGGCGATCCAGCTGGCGCTGGTCACCCATCCGGTGCTGGATGCGTTCACTGTCTACGGCACGCAGCTGTGGTGGCCGTTGCAGCCACATCCCGCGATGGGCTCGAGTGTCTTCATCATCGATCCCGGCTACACGGTGTGGCTGCTGCTGGGCTGCGTGCTGGCGTGGTTCGGCCGCGCGCGACCGTGGGTGGGCAAGGTGCTCTGCGTTGCGTTGCTGCTCAGCAGTGCGTACCTGGGCTGGGGACTGATCGCCAAGGCACAGGTCGACCGCGCCGCGCAGCAGAGCCTGGCCGCGATGGGCCTGGGCGACGCGCCGCGGTTCTCGGTGCCGATGCCGTTCAATACCCTGTTGTGGCGGGTCGTGGCGATGACCCCGAATGGCTACGTGGTCGCTGACCGCTCGCTGGTGGCCGACCGCGGGCCGATGCGTTTCGAGGGGCATCCGTCCAACGTGCAGGCCTTGCGCGAAGCGGCGGAAATTCCGGCAGTACGGCGCCTGCAGTGGTTCAACCGTGGCTTCATGCGCGCACAGGTGGTGCAGGGCAGGCTGGTGCTGAGCGACCTGCGCATGGGGCTGGAGCCGGACTACACCTTCAATTTCGCGGTGGCCGAGCAGGTTGACGGCCAGTGGCGCGCGATCGTGCCCGAGCAGTTGCGGGTGGACTACAGCAGCCCGGCCGCGCGTGCCGATGCCGGCCGCCGGTTGTCGGCGATGTGGCAGCGCATCTGGCACGAACCGGCGGCGGCGGACGGCGCCGCCGCGCACCCGTAG